The genomic DNA GTTTATGACTCGGTTTCAGATGTGTATTTTCGAATGAGGCGAGTGGCCCGGGATTGGCTGATTCCGAGGGCGAGGGCGACTTTGCGGGAGCTGCCGTGTGTGGCCTTTGCTTCCAGTATCAATTTGCGTTCTACTGCGGCGAGTGTTGCATCAAGTGAACCGTGCGAAATGCCATCGCTGATAGCCGGGGTGTTCTCATACAGTGTGGTTGGAAGGTCATCGACCGTGATGATTTCATTTTCCGTTGTGACTATGAGCCGTTCGACAAGATGGGCAAGTTCACGAATGTTACCCGGCCAGGAATGTTGACAGAGCAGTGATTGAGCTTCTGGAGAAAGTTGCTTTGCGGCGTGGTGTTTCTTTCCGTAATGATTGAGAAAATGAAATAGAAGGGGGATGATGTCGTTCCGCCGTTGCCGGAGTGGCGGGATGGTGATGTCAAACACGTTGAGCCGGAAGAAAAGGTCCTGTCGAAACGCGCCGGTACTGGCCATGCGTTCAAGGTTTCTGTTGGATGCTGCCAGAATGCGTACGTTCGCTTTTACCGGTGTCGAGCTGCCGACCGGGCGGTATTCCATTTCCTGTACTGCATGCAGCAGTTTGGCCTGCATGGGAAGGGGGAGTTCCGAAATCTCGTCAAGGAACAGGGTCCCGCCTTCGGCCTTGGCAAAGAGACCTCCGCGGGCTGTGGTCGCACCTGAGAATGCACCTTTTACATGTCCGAAGAGTTCGGATTCGAACAACTGTTCCGGAATGGCCGCGCAGTTGACGACCACGAACGGAGTTTCGCTGCGTCCACTGTTCGCATGGATGAATTTTGCAAGCAGGCTTTTTCCGCAACCGGATTCGCCGAGCAGCAGGCAGGGGGCGCTCAGTCCGGCGACCTTTCGGGCAGCCTGTATGACGTTGTCCATTGCGTTGCTGTGATAAATGAGGTTTTCCGGACGTGGATCGGTGAGCAGTTCCTGCTTGGAGTCCAGCTCATCAAGCGTCGGTATTTGTCCCTTATGGAAATTGTCGCGGATGCTTAGGATGACGTATTCCACCTCTCCTTCCGCATCCAGAATGGGGACGGCGATGGTCAGGACGTCAATGCCGAGAAATGTTTTCTGTTCCTGTTTAATCGGTCGTTTGTGCTCGTACACCGCGGGGAGGGCGGGACGGTTCCATCCGGCGTGTTTTCGAACAATTTCCAGAACGGCAGGCCGACCATTTCTTCCTGCGTAAAGCCGTAATGGCGCTTGCATGCCTTGTTCACGTACAACATGCGATAGTTGTTGTCGTAGATGATGACTTCATCGTGGAGATTGTCGATGAGTCTGGCAAAGGTCTCGAAATCAAGTCCGAAATGTTCAGTTTTGGTCATGTGCAAGTTGTGCTGCGGGCGTTTGCAAACGCATGGCTGTTATTTGATTCGTTCCCCGGAGCGGGCGGGAATTGTATACCAAAAACGGGGTGAAAAGGCTATGCAGGTTTTTGATGGATGGCAGGCTCTGCGTCTGTTGCTTCGTCAGGCGAGTGAAAGAAGGACTTCGTTCAGTCGGTGTGCATCAATGAAGGGGCTGCTTGTCGGGGTAACCAGTTTCGTGTCGATGATCTCTACCCCACGGCCTTTGAGGCCCGGAAGGTCTATTCCGTTTGGGTAATCGGCATTTCGCGAATCAATGAGAACCAGTTCAAGGCCAGCTATTTCATTGGGAGCGCCACTGCGTACCAAGTGTTTTTGCAGAGTGCCCACCTGATCGGCAACGCTCATTCCGATTGTTTCCGGGTCCGCGGTCGTATTGGGGACAAAGAGTTTGGGGCAGGTGTTTTCCGCGATGGTTCTGCCTGTTCCCTGCGGTATCAGGTTGGCGATCACACTGGAATAGAAGCTGCCGATCGGGTAGCAGATCAGGCTCGCTTCGGCGATACAGTTTCGGGTCTTGGGGCTGATGGGCGTCTGTACCGGCTTGTCGCTGTCGAGCGAATCTGTCAGCCAGATATCCGTAATGGCTGATGCGAGCGGAGCGACTTCTTTTGCCGTGATGTTGTGTTGTCCTACGACAATGTTGCCGTTTTGGAGATGGACAGCCAGATGCAG from uncultured Pseudodesulfovibrio sp. includes the following:
- a CDS encoding sigma-54 dependent transcriptional regulator; its protein translation is MEYVILSIRDNFHKGQIPTLDELDSKQELLTDPRPENLIYHSNAMDNVIQAARKVAGLSAPCLLLGESGCGKSLLAKFIHANSGRSETPFVVVNCAAIPEQLFESELFGHVKGAFSGATTARGGLFAKAEGGTLFLDEISELPLPMQAKLLHAVQEMEYRPVGSSTPVKANVRILAASNRNLERMASTGAFRQDLFFRLNVFDITIPPLRQRRNDIIPLLFHFLNHYGKKHHAAKQLSPEAQSLLCQHSWPGNIRELAHLVERLIVTTENEIITVDDLPTTLYENTPAISDGISHGSLDATLAAVERKLILEAKATHGSSRKVALALGISQSRATRLIRKYTSETES
- a CDS encoding PAS domain-containing protein, with the translated sequence MTKTEHFGLDFETFARLIDNLHDEVIIYDNNYRMLYVNKACKRHYGFTQEEMVGLPFWKLFENTPDGTVPPSPRCTSTNDRLNRNRKHFSALTS